Proteins from a genomic interval of uncultured Desulfuromusa sp.:
- the hisC gene encoding histidinol-phosphate transaminase, producing the protein MMISLRKNIAAMDRYVPGFQPDEPGWIKLNTNENPYPPSPKVVAAIQEELANGGENLRKYPDAGSKEARRVAAELYGVDPSWVIMANGSDELLNNLIRAFADAGDEVGFVHPSYSYYSTLADIQGAKVVTFGLTDDTRIAGFPETYTGKIFFLTSPNAPLGLGFHNDYISELAERCEGILVVDEAYVDFTDVSAMELVKKYENLVVTRTFSKSYSLAGMRLGLAVARPEVIAALDKIRDHYHLDRLALVAATAALKDQTYLRSTVSRICATRDWFSSELRQLGYQIPPSQTNYVFAAAPDADGKQVYDALFAHKILVRYFSDPLLSHGTRISMGTRGDMEKTLAVLSELD; encoded by the coding sequence ATGATGATTTCTTTACGTAAAAATATTGCGGCCATGGATCGTTATGTCCCGGGCTTTCAACCTGATGAACCGGGCTGGATCAAACTGAATACCAACGAGAACCCCTATCCGCCATCACCAAAAGTGGTTGCGGCCATTCAGGAAGAGCTGGCTAACGGTGGAGAGAACCTGCGTAAATATCCCGATGCCGGAAGTAAAGAGGCACGGCGTGTTGCTGCGGAGCTGTACGGGGTCGATCCATCCTGGGTGATTATGGCCAATGGTTCGGATGAACTTCTCAACAACTTGATTCGCGCATTTGCCGATGCCGGTGATGAGGTTGGCTTTGTCCATCCATCATATTCCTATTACTCCACCCTGGCCGATATTCAAGGGGCAAAAGTTGTCACCTTCGGGTTAACTGATGACACCAGAATTGCCGGGTTCCCGGAAACATATACGGGAAAGATTTTTTTCCTCACCAGTCCTAATGCTCCTCTCGGTCTCGGATTCCATAACGATTACATCTCTGAACTGGCGGAGCGCTGCGAAGGAATTCTGGTCGTCGACGAAGCCTATGTCGATTTCACCGATGTATCAGCAATGGAATTGGTGAAAAAATATGAAAATCTTGTCGTCACCAGAACCTTCTCTAAAAGTTATTCCCTCGCGGGTATGCGCCTGGGGCTGGCCGTTGCGCGCCCTGAGGTTATTGCGGCCCTTGACAAAATCCGTGACCACTACCATCTCGATCGGTTGGCTCTGGTTGCCGCTACAGCAGCCTTAAAAGATCAGACTTATCTCCGGTCAACGGTTTCCAGAATTTGTGCAACCCGGGACTGGTTCAGCTCTGAATTGCGTCAACTTGGTTATCAGATCCCTCCGTCACAAACGAATTATGTTTTTGCAGCGGCTCCGGACGCTGATGGCAAACAGGTCTATGATGCCCTCTTTGCCCATAAAATTCTCGTCCGCTACTTTTCTGACCCTCTCCTTTCCCACGGGACCCGCATCTCCATGGGCACGCGTGGAGACATGGAGAAAACCTTGGCGGTCCTCAGTGAACTCGACTGA
- the mutY gene encoding A/G-specific adenine glycosylase, with product MNSTDIPFCPADFTQQLLAWYGKSGRDLPWRNTRDPYRIWLSEIMLQQTTVTAVIGYYQRFLKKIPTVEALAASPLEEVIDLWAGLGYYSRARNLHAAAKMVVQQHQGQFPDDAESLQQLPGVGRSTAGAISSLAFDRSAPILDGNVRRVLCRLFALQEPPRSTGADKQLWQWSEQLTPVDQVHDYTQAIMDLGAIICLPRKPLCDQCPVLELCQAHKLGIEQTLPLKAKTKKIPTRSEVALLINHHDRYLVRRRIATGFLGGMWEFPTIHLAADEDPMKKLSILLSDFSLNGAAEPVGNIQHIYSHFRLKSYAFRKKVEDFPQVSAGDNHWFSVDELKSIALHGAHKKVLQMLTGA from the coding sequence GTGAACTCGACTGACATCCCTTTTTGTCCCGCTGATTTTACCCAGCAGTTGTTGGCATGGTACGGCAAATCAGGACGTGACCTCCCTTGGCGCAACACCCGCGACCCTTACCGGATATGGCTGTCGGAAATCATGCTGCAGCAGACCACAGTCACAGCCGTTATTGGTTATTATCAGCGCTTTCTGAAAAAAATCCCAACAGTGGAAGCTCTGGCTGCGAGTCCCCTGGAAGAGGTTATCGACCTCTGGGCAGGGTTGGGTTACTACTCGCGAGCGAGAAATCTTCATGCAGCAGCAAAAATGGTCGTGCAACAACATCAAGGACAGTTTCCGGACGACGCTGAATCTTTACAGCAACTCCCCGGGGTGGGACGCTCAACCGCTGGAGCCATTTCATCATTGGCCTTTGACCGCTCGGCCCCGATTCTGGATGGCAATGTTCGTCGCGTTCTCTGCCGCCTGTTTGCCCTGCAGGAGCCCCCTCGTTCAACAGGTGCAGACAAGCAACTCTGGCAATGGTCGGAACAATTGACACCTGTTGATCAGGTGCATGACTATACCCAGGCAATTATGGATCTGGGTGCTATAATCTGCCTTCCTCGCAAACCTCTGTGTGATCAATGTCCAGTGCTCGAACTCTGCCAGGCACATAAATTGGGAATCGAACAGACACTCCCTCTAAAAGCAAAAACCAAAAAAATTCCAACCCGGTCAGAAGTTGCTTTATTGATTAATCATCACGACCGCTATCTGGTCAGACGCCGCATCGCCACAGGATTTCTAGGTGGAATGTGGGAATTTCCAACAATCCATCTGGCTGCTGACGAAGACCCAATGAAGAAGTTGAGTATCCTGCTCTCCGATTTTTCTCTTAACGGAGCTGCCGAACCTGTTGGCAACATTCAACATATTTATAGTCACTTTCGCTTAAAATCTTATGCCTTTCGTAAAAAAGTTGAAGATTTTCCTCAGGTTTCTGCAGGGGACAATCATTGGTTCTCTGTTGATGAACTGAAAAGTATCGCTCTTCATGGAGCTCATAAAAAAGTATTACAGATGCTGACTGGAGCTTAA
- a CDS encoding ribonuclease D — MSLPSILTTTEQITAFAKELDKHPVIAVDLEADSMHNYQEKVCLLQFSTPTTTVLIDPLQGADLAPLKPVLANSRIRKIFHAADYDIRCLARDFGIEINGLFDTMISSQFLGEERFGLADVLRKYFSIELDKQYQRADWSKRPLSDAMIRYAAEDTSHLHNLVENLEAQLVAKGRLEWVKEEFLLMEKVRFMVHEGPLFLRFKGAGTLDRRQLAVLENLLQWRDVEARRRDTPLYKVIGNKPLLQLAKLSPTSLSSMQKVEGLSPRLIERYGNKLLQQTAMALETPEEDLPTYPRSERRPKDPQIEKRMNQLKAWRKKVSEELQLDPGVLINNALLDELARKQPRSEQDLSDIILLKNWQRQVLGEGILHSLG, encoded by the coding sequence ATGTCTTTACCCTCAATTTTGACAACCACGGAACAAATTACTGCCTTCGCCAAAGAACTGGACAAACATCCGGTGATTGCCGTCGATCTCGAAGCGGATTCGATGCATAATTATCAGGAAAAAGTCTGTTTATTGCAGTTTTCCACCCCCACGACCACGGTTCTGATTGACCCCCTTCAGGGCGCAGATTTAGCCCCTCTCAAACCGGTGCTGGCAAATTCCCGGATCCGCAAAATTTTCCATGCAGCCGATTACGATATCCGCTGTCTTGCGCGTGATTTTGGTATCGAGATCAATGGTCTGTTCGACACGATGATTTCAAGCCAGTTTCTTGGCGAAGAACGTTTTGGTCTGGCTGATGTGTTGCGTAAATATTTTTCTATAGAACTGGACAAACAATATCAACGGGCTGATTGGTCGAAGCGCCCCCTCTCTGATGCAATGATCCGTTATGCGGCTGAGGATACCAGTCACCTGCACAATCTGGTTGAAAATCTTGAAGCTCAATTGGTTGCAAAGGGGCGTCTTGAATGGGTAAAAGAGGAGTTTCTGCTGATGGAGAAAGTCCGCTTCATGGTCCATGAAGGCCCCCTCTTCCTCCGCTTTAAAGGGGCTGGAACTCTGGATCGACGCCAGTTGGCCGTCTTGGAAAACCTGCTGCAATGGCGCGATGTTGAAGCCAGGCGTCGCGATACGCCACTCTACAAGGTCATTGGCAACAAACCCCTGTTGCAATTGGCTAAACTTTCCCCGACCAGCCTGAGCAGCATGCAGAAGGTGGAAGGTCTTTCACCGCGACTGATTGAACGTTACGGAAATAAATTGTTACAGCAAACCGCCATGGCGCTGGAAACTCCAGAAGAGGATCTGCCAACCTATCCCCGTAGCGAACGGCGGCCGAAAGACCCACAAATTGAAAAGCGGATGAATCAACTGAAAGCTTGGCGGAAAAAAGTCTCGGAAGAATTGCAGCTTGATCCGGGGGTTTTGATAAACAATGCCTTACTCGACGAACTGGCCCGCAAACAACCACGCAGCGAACAAGATCTCAGCGATATTATCCTGTTGAAAAACTGGCAACGTCAGGTTCTCGGCGAAGGAATCCTGCATAGTTTGGGTTAA
- a CDS encoding MgtC/SapB family protein — MFFATTLFGSYELSILLKILLAVFAGGIIGFEREKHGRPAGLRTHLLVSAGSCLMMIVSEAFFLKYGDLPGSGVLRLDPSRAAAQIITGIGFLGAGVIIKEGFVVRGLTTAACLWMVAGIGMAFGMGLIGGGIIGTLVALFSLIALKKLEPIIKKDRYLHINVIAKAEPDIYPQLESILSANSLRLSNIEADWNINENSVAYRLVLTQHKNRIGRDISRLIREIEGVQKISYK; from the coding sequence ATGTTTTTTGCGACGACTTTGTTTGGCAGCTATGAGCTGTCGATCTTACTGAAAATCCTTTTGGCTGTTTTTGCCGGTGGCATTATCGGTTTTGAACGTGAGAAGCATGGCCGACCGGCAGGGCTCCGGACCCATCTTCTGGTTTCAGCCGGCTCCTGTTTGATGATGATTGTTTCCGAGGCTTTTTTTCTGAAATATGGCGACTTGCCTGGAAGTGGCGTGCTGCGTCTTGATCCGAGCAGGGCCGCCGCGCAAATTATTACCGGTATCGGTTTTCTCGGTGCAGGTGTCATTATCAAGGAGGGTTTTGTCGTCCGTGGCCTCACCACTGCTGCCTGCTTGTGGATGGTTGCCGGCATCGGTATGGCTTTTGGAATGGGGTTGATAGGCGGCGGAATTATCGGCACTCTGGTTGCGCTATTTTCCCTGATTGCACTGAAAAAACTGGAACCAATCATAAAAAAAGATCGTTATTTGCATATTAATGTTATAGCAAAGGCCGAACCCGATATTTATCCTCAGCTGGAAAGTATTTTGTCAGCGAATAGCTTACGCCTTTCAAATATTGAGGCCGACTGGAATATCAATGAAAATAGCGTTGCCTACCGACTTGTGCTCACCCAACATAAGAATAGAATTGGTCGAGACATAAGTCGGCTTATTCGTGAGATAGAAGGGGTGCAGAAAATCAGTTACAAGTAA
- a CDS encoding class II fumarate hydratase, whose product MTEYRIEQDSLGTMQVPVDALYGAQTARAIENFPISGTPLPQPMLRALGLIKKHAAKANQNLELLSAEIAEVIIRAAEEVVEGKLDDQFPVDIFQTGSGTSSNMNTNEVIANRAARLLGKTLGSKAIHPNDHVNLGQSSNDVFPSAMHIACAEQIHQNLLPALEQLLQQLAEKADEFKNVLKIGRTHLQDATPIKLGQVFSGYARQVELTHEQIANNINRLFELALGGTAVGTGINTHPDFAAKAIAGIANETGLPFREANNHFEAQGAKDGLIAASSSLKCCAVSLFKIANDIRFLGSGPRCGIGELIIPSVQPGSSIMPGKINPVMAESLMQVCAQVIGNDATVSLCGLSGNFELNVMMPVMAYNVLQSIELLSQGIKAFDEKCLDGLQADEKRCGDLLEQSLALVTALVPEIGYDRAADLAKKAHKTGKTLRELALKDGVAAATLDKLLDPASMTEPKS is encoded by the coding sequence ATGACTGAATATCGGATCGAACAAGATTCCCTGGGGACAATGCAAGTCCCTGTTGATGCTCTTTATGGGGCTCAAACCGCCAGAGCTATTGAAAACTTCCCTATTTCAGGAACGCCACTCCCACAACCGATGTTGAGAGCTCTGGGGCTGATAAAAAAACATGCTGCGAAGGCGAATCAAAATCTTGAACTTCTCTCCGCTGAGATTGCCGAAGTGATTATCCGCGCCGCAGAAGAGGTTGTTGAAGGAAAGCTGGATGACCAGTTTCCTGTTGATATTTTTCAAACAGGATCAGGCACCAGCAGCAATATGAACACCAATGAGGTTATTGCCAACCGCGCTGCCCGATTACTTGGTAAGACGCTGGGAAGCAAAGCTATTCATCCTAATGATCACGTCAATCTTGGTCAGTCAAGTAATGATGTTTTTCCCAGTGCAATGCATATCGCCTGTGCTGAACAGATACACCAGAACCTTTTGCCGGCCTTGGAGCAGTTGCTGCAGCAACTCGCCGAAAAGGCCGATGAATTCAAAAACGTTTTAAAGATAGGCCGAACTCATCTACAGGATGCGACCCCGATTAAATTAGGACAGGTTTTTTCAGGATATGCCAGACAAGTTGAGCTGACTCACGAACAAATTGCCAATAATATTAACAGATTATTTGAGCTTGCTCTTGGCGGTACAGCAGTGGGTACAGGGATTAATACTCATCCTGATTTTGCTGCGAAAGCTATTGCCGGCATTGCCAATGAAACAGGCCTGCCTTTCCGGGAAGCAAACAACCATTTCGAGGCACAAGGAGCAAAAGATGGTCTCATTGCCGCCAGCAGCAGCTTAAAATGTTGTGCCGTCAGTTTATTTAAAATTGCCAACGATATCCGTTTTCTTGGCAGTGGACCGCGTTGTGGTATTGGTGAGCTTATTATTCCTTCCGTACAGCCGGGGAGTTCCATCATGCCGGGGAAAATCAATCCGGTTATGGCTGAATCTTTGATGCAGGTCTGCGCTCAGGTTATTGGTAACGACGCTACCGTTTCTCTCTGTGGCCTGTCCGGTAACTTTGAACTCAATGTCATGATGCCGGTGATGGCTTACAACGTCTTGCAAAGTATTGAACTGCTAAGCCAGGGGATAAAAGCTTTTGATGAAAAGTGTCTTGATGGACTTCAAGCTGACGAAAAACGCTGCGGGGATCTGTTGGAGCAAAGCTTGGCTCTGGTCACCGCGCTGGTGCCGGAAATAGGTTACGACCGGGCAGCTGATTTAGCTAAAAAAGCGCATAAAACGGGGAAGACTCTGCGGGAACTGGCTTTGAAGGATGGAGTTGCTGCCGCAACACTGGATAAGCTTCTTGATCCGGCATCCATGACCGAGCCGAAGAGCTAA
- a CDS encoding EamA family transporter, translated as MKQSHDKTVFIWWMFLCSWSLMSLFVFGSGQSLPDLSLRSLSLAAAAAVCFVLYHWFTGFAYREGDLSMTYPLAQTAMLYVPIWGVFLLGERLTFAGGVGILLIVMGAYCIQLRSLSPDELFRPFSQLTNRSVQAALLAGFVYSIGAVLDKTGVDNYSAYHFTYVLVFFMLSFMSLNLVRSRYRGRILKEWSRNRALILWSGPVMLASFLSFRFGLQLSPVSYAVPVRQVSLLIGVLIGLLFLREPFGRIRLLSSGLILLGVVFIWHG; from the coding sequence GTGAAGCAGAGTCATGACAAAACGGTCTTTATCTGGTGGATGTTTCTCTGCTCCTGGAGCCTGATGAGCCTTTTTGTGTTCGGATCGGGACAGAGCCTGCCCGATCTCTCATTAAGATCATTATCTCTGGCAGCAGCAGCGGCAGTCTGCTTTGTTCTCTACCACTGGTTCACCGGGTTCGCCTATCGCGAAGGGGATCTCTCGATGACCTACCCTTTGGCACAAACAGCCATGTTATATGTCCCTATCTGGGGGGTATTCCTGCTCGGTGAACGTTTGACTTTCGCTGGGGGGGTGGGGATCCTGCTGATTGTCATGGGCGCTTACTGTATCCAACTACGAAGTTTATCTCCCGATGAACTATTTCGGCCCTTTTCTCAACTGACAAATCGTTCCGTTCAAGCAGCCCTGCTCGCCGGATTTGTTTATTCCATCGGCGCAGTTCTCGATAAAACCGGGGTCGATAATTATTCTGCATACCATTTTACTTATGTCCTGGTCTTTTTTATGCTCAGCTTTATGTCACTGAATCTGGTACGCTCTCGCTATCGTGGGCGAATCTTGAAAGAGTGGTCCCGAAATCGCGCGTTAATCCTTTGGTCCGGACCGGTCATGCTGGCTTCGTTTCTCTCATTTCGTTTTGGATTACAGCTGTCACCGGTCAGTTACGCAGTACCAGTCAGGCAAGTCAGCCTGCTCATAGGGGTGTTGATTGGACTACTCTTTCTTCGCGAGCCTTTTGGTCGAATTCGTTTGTTATCCAGTGGATTGATTCTACTGGGTGTTGTATTTATCTGGCATGGATAA
- a CDS encoding HD domain-containing protein encodes MKNIANFLFEVGMLKRTPRTGFQFLGSGAESVAEHSFRTAMIGYTLAQMDGQADVGRVLQLCLFHDVPEARMGDLNYVNKKYVTANETKAVEDLARQLPFGDDYRATLHEYNAKESLEAQLAQDADQIEMVLSLKEHKDLGNRNADEWYPFSKLRIKTEIAKQLVDTIWETDSSKWWFDDDQEWWVNGGRE; translated from the coding sequence ATGAAAAACATTGCTAATTTTTTATTTGAAGTTGGAATGCTGAAACGAACACCGAGAACAGGTTTTCAATTTCTCGGGTCAGGAGCCGAGTCGGTCGCTGAGCACAGCTTTCGCACAGCCATGATCGGCTATACCCTGGCGCAGATGGATGGACAGGCGGATGTTGGCCGGGTCTTACAGCTATGCCTGTTTCATGATGTGCCCGAAGCGCGGATGGGTGATCTGAACTACGTCAACAAAAAATATGTCACGGCCAACGAAACCAAGGCCGTGGAAGACCTGGCCAGACAGCTCCCTTTTGGTGATGATTACCGCGCCACCCTCCACGAATATAATGCAAAAGAGTCTCTGGAAGCTCAGCTGGCTCAGGATGCAGATCAGATCGAAATGGTGCTTTCGCTCAAAGAGCATAAAGATCTGGGGAACCGGAATGCAGACGAATGGTATCCATTTTCCAAGCTCCGTATCAAAACGGAAATAGCGAAACAACTGGTCGACACAATCTGGGAGACGGATTCATCCAAATGGTGGTTTGACGACGATCAGGAGTGGTGGGTAAACGGCGGGCGCGAATAA
- a CDS encoding mobile mystery protein B — translation MINFEYPEGATPIDPDEAQGLLLPHIRTRAELDRWEQENILEAEDTVFRRKQKDILTEKYVCSLHKKMFGHVWRWAGEFRRSQKNIGIEWLQVPTALRQLFAEVNGWLEFSSFPPDEIAARFHHRLVAIHAFPNGNGRHARLMTDIVLVYLLGQERFSWGQDNLTNAGDCRRNYIEALRAADQHDYEPLLAFVRS, via the coding sequence ATGATCAATTTTGAGTATCCCGAAGGGGCAACACCGATTGATCCGGACGAAGCACAGGGCCTTCTGCTACCGCACATCAGGACTAGGGCTGAACTTGATCGGTGGGAACAAGAGAACATCCTCGAAGCGGAGGATACAGTCTTCAGGCGTAAGCAGAAAGACATTTTAACCGAGAAGTATGTTTGCTCATTGCACAAGAAGATGTTCGGGCATGTCTGGCGCTGGGCCGGTGAGTTTCGCCGCAGTCAGAAGAACATCGGCATCGAATGGTTGCAGGTGCCGACGGCACTGCGGCAGTTGTTTGCTGAGGTGAATGGCTGGCTGGAGTTCAGCTCTTTTCCCCCCGACGAAATTGCGGCACGGTTTCATCATCGCCTGGTTGCTATCCATGCATTCCCCAATGGTAATGGCCGCCACGCTCGGCTTATGACCGATATTGTTCTGGTTTACTTGTTGGGCCAAGAACGTTTCAGTTGGGGACAGGACAACCTAACCAATGCCGGCGATTGCCGGCGCAATTATATCGAAGCGTTACGTGCCGCTGACCAGCACGATTATGAGCCGTTACTGGCATTTGTCCGCTCATAA
- a CDS encoding mobile mystery protein A has product MQSKRRRIMREQLDNTFAQLANVKGLQPPVKGWLRSIREALGMSGKQLGERMSVSQPRVVQMEKDEISGSVTLRTMRQAAEAMDCLFVYAVVPRASLEETIRDQAHKVAENRLSRTSHTMLLEDQQVSNEERKKMLEAKVEDLACEMPKDFWKEK; this is encoded by the coding sequence ATGCAATCAAAGCGTCGCCGAATCATGAGAGAGCAACTGGATAATACCTTTGCTCAGCTGGCTAACGTCAAGGGGCTGCAACCTCCCGTCAAGGGATGGCTACGTTCGATCCGTGAAGCTTTGGGAATGTCAGGCAAACAGCTGGGCGAACGCATGAGCGTCAGTCAACCGCGTGTGGTACAGATGGAAAAAGACGAAATCTCTGGCTCCGTCACTTTAAGAACCATGCGTCAGGCCGCAGAAGCAATGGATTGCCTCTTTGTCTATGCGGTTGTCCCTCGCGCCAGTCTGGAAGAAACCATCCGAGATCAGGCCCATAAGGTTGCCGAGAATCGTCTTTCCCGTACCTCTCACACGATGCTTCTTGAGGATCAACAGGTGTCGAACGAGGAGCGGAAAAAGATGCTTGAGGCAAAAGTCGAAGACCTGGCCTGCGAGATGCCAAAAGATTTCTGGAAGGAAAAATGA
- a CDS encoding serine/threonine-protein kinase — MAYPTTDNVLQVLPNASNIEEVKVGAQKAVFLAVDPHIGKVVVKIMLPNGSPNRLLREIDIVVSNNLINVPQIYCHGTIEIEQNKALYILEEYIDGGDLRDYLSNQRRLPVADVLRLISNLLETIEQLEVCGVVHRDIKPENIIRDKAGKYWLLDFGIARDLGRASLTATVAHFGPHTAGYAAPEQFKNLKKKIDSRADLFSVGVVASEALSGEHPFAAGANGYLDLLKRTEMMTVQPFEISEDKSGELSNFINVLMNKFASRRPPSARVAKSWFDEIVNKHF; from the coding sequence ATGGCATATCCGACAACAGATAATGTCCTACAGGTTCTACCGAACGCGTCAAATATCGAGGAAGTTAAGGTAGGCGCTCAAAAAGCTGTTTTTTTAGCTGTTGATCCACATATCGGTAAAGTTGTTGTCAAAATTATGCTTCCAAATGGTTCACCTAATCGTTTGTTAAGGGAGATAGATATTGTCGTTAGTAATAACCTGATTAATGTTCCCCAAATTTATTGTCATGGAACTATAGAAATCGAACAAAATAAAGCACTATACATTTTGGAAGAGTACATAGACGGGGGTGACCTTAGGGATTATTTATCAAACCAAAGACGCTTGCCAGTGGCAGATGTCCTGAGGCTGATTAGCAACCTTCTCGAAACGATTGAACAGTTAGAGGTTTGTGGTGTTGTTCACCGTGATATAAAACCTGAAAACATTATACGAGACAAGGCAGGGAAGTATTGGTTGCTAGATTTTGGGATTGCGAGAGATCTCGGGAGGGCTTCTCTAACGGCAACTGTTGCACACTTTGGCCCACATACTGCTGGATATGCTGCTCCAGAACAATTCAAGAATCTTAAGAAAAAGATTGATTCAAGGGCCGACTTATTTTCTGTCGGTGTTGTTGCCAGTGAAGCTCTTTCAGGAGAGCATCCTTTTGCTGCTGGAGCTAATGGATATCTAGATCTCCTTAAGAGAACGGAGATGATGACTGTGCAACCGTTTGAGATAAGCGAAGACAAAAGTGGTGAGTTATCTAATTTCATTAATGTATTGATGAATAAGTTTGCTTCTCGCAGACCACCAAGTGCAAGAGTTGCAAAGTCTTGGTTCGATGAGATTGTTAATAAGCATTTTTAG